In the Topomyia yanbarensis strain Yona2022 chromosome 3, ASM3024719v1, whole genome shotgun sequence genome, one interval contains:
- the LOC131689832 gene encoding probable cGMP 3',5'-cyclic phosphodiesterase subunit delta — translation MGTDDITKSEKIRDGFQINWLILRDADTGRIIWQENKDFSSSDVEHEARVPIKILDLRAVSREINFSTVESMENFRLDQKVLFKGRIMEEWFFEMGWVSPNTTNTWQSTIEAAPESQMMPAKVLNGNVTIETSFFDGETLISKSVVRLYYV, via the exons ATGGGAACGGATgatatcaccaaaagtgaaaagATTCGCGATGGGTTCCAGAT TAATTGGCTGATTCTTCGGGATGCCGATACCGGTAGGATCATATGGCAAGAGAATAAGGATTTCTCCAGTTCGGATGTCGAGCATGAGGCCCGAGTACCGATAAAAATTCTCGATCTAAGGGCAGTGTCGAGGGAAATCAATTTCAGCACGGTGGAATCGATGGAAAACTTTCGATTGGATCAGAAG GTTCTTTTCAAAGGGCGCATCATGGAGGAATGGTTCTTTGAGATGGGCTGGGTCAGTCCCAACACTACCAACACATGGCAATCAACGATCGAAGCTGCTCCGGAGTCGCAAATGATGCCGGCCAAGGTCCTGAACGGTAATGTTACCATCGAAACGAGCTTCTTCGATGGTGAAACACTGATCAGCAAATCGGTGGTGCGGTTGTATTACGTCTAG
- the LOC131689829 gene encoding signal peptidase complex subunit 2 produces MTTKTKRSDNSGKEDEPVKINKWDGTAVKHALDDSVKTALMNRTNMKEHHAIIDGRLLICALAVTTALVALGYDYQYSFPASKPVLIVCVCFYFFLMGVLTIYTTYVEKGIFAVGNQKDEKGNQKRWQASSDMKKYDDKYTLTIQLQDSRGVREATVTRSVACYVDSNGTVLDDLMANELNRIVNSLNADKKDK; encoded by the exons ATGACTACTAAGACAAAACGCAGTGATAATTCTGGCAAGGAAGATGAA CCGGTCAAAATTAACAAATGGGATGGAACAGCAGTAAAACACGCCCTGGACGATTCCGTCAAAACGGCCTTGATGAACCGAACTAACATGAAGGAACATCATGCTATCATCGACGGTCGGCTGTTGATCTGTGCCCTAGCCGTGACCACCGCTCTTGTGGCGCTGGGTTACGATTACCAGTATTCGTTCCCCGCTTCCAAACCGGTACTGATTGTGTGCGTTTGCTTTTACTTCTTCCTGATGGGGGTGCTCACCATTTACACAACCTACGTCGAAAAAGGCATCTTCGCTGTAGGAAATCAGAAGGACGAGAAGGGAAACCAAAAGCGCTGGCAGGCAAGCTCGGATATGAAGAAGTATGACGACAAGTACACGCTTACGATTCAGCTGCAGGATTCGCGCGGAGTACGAGAGGCGACTGTCACCAGGTCAGTTGCATGCTATGTGGATTCTAACGGCACAGTGCTGGATGATCTGATGGCAAATGAACTGAACCGTATTGTTAACTCGCTGAATGCCGACAAGAAAGATAAGTAA
- the LOC131689822 gene encoding U6 small nuclear RNA (adenine-(43)-N(6))-methyltransferase: MSMNKFMHPRNIYRQPPDFQDLVRQYPELNEVVTVDLNGRLKLDYKNKTALQLLSRCLLKRDFGIDIEIPPDKLIPTLPLRLNYVLWLEDFETAFRLKLDKKELRGLDIGCGASCIYPLLCVSRSKHCWKMVGLEQAVDSVRYARANVERNGLTGCIEIVQQNRNESTVLRDFFESRSNDKFDFCMCNPPFYDDDGMERQNRTGRRKEASNASSGSREELHVEGGEVGFVKKIIEESLELKEHVNIYTSMIGHKRNFEEILRILKGHCITNVTTTRFCQGNTTRWGVAWSFSKTFILSQVPDQFEQKTISKKLLGKPLEGRILTVNETVSMEDAQSRLMQVLSTLDLQIQPLDGSGVDTWVLIALENTWSHQRRRRREGQRKLSPGSENHHNKRREEKESTCGTPSKRPKTDNCNTEPVVRAAFRLIQKPNDGYYFTLSYLGGSAGKDALNQILQYVKNALKKVDQ, from the exons ATGTCAATGAATAAGTTCATGCATCCAAGAAACATCTACCGTCAACCACCGGATTTTCAAGATCTAGTCCGACAGTATCCGGAGTTGAATGAAGTCGTTACCGTC GACCTGAATGGACGTTTAAAGTTAGATTACAAAAACAAAACCGCCCTCCAATTGCTATCACGTTGTCTATTGAAGCGGGACTTTGGCATAGACATTGAAATACCTCCAGATAAACTAATCCCAACATTACCGTTACGATTAAATTACGTTCTTTGGTTGGAAGATTTTGAAACCGCGTTccggttgaagctcgacaaaaAAGAACTGAGAGGGCTCGACATTGGATGTGGAGCATCTTGTATCTATCCTCTTTTGTGTGTGAGTAGGTCGAAGCACTGTTGGAAAATGGTTGGTCTCGAGCAGGCGGTAGACAGCGTGCGGTATGCAAGAGCGAATGTAGAAAGGAATGGACTAACCGGATGTATTGAGATTGTACAGCAGAATAGGAACGAATCAACTGTACTAAGGGATTTTTTTGAAAGCAGAAGTAATGATAAGTTTGACTTCTGTATGTGCAATCCACCATTTTACGATGACGATGGTATGGAGCGACAAAATCGGACTGGTAGACGAAAAGAGGCATCTAATGCTAGCAGCGGTTCACGCGAGGAACTACACGTGGAAGGCGGTGAAGTTGGTTTCGTGAAAAAAATTATAGAAGAGAGTTTGGAGCTTAAAGAGCATGTTAACATCTACACTTCGATGATTGGTCATAAACGAAATTTTGAGGAAATTCTTCGAATATTGAAAGGCCACTGCATAACAAATGTTACGACTACAAGGTTTTGCCAGGGGAATACTACGCGATGGGGTGTAGCTTGGAGTTTTTCAAAAACTTTCATTCTTTCCCAAGTTCCTGACCAATTCGAACAAAAAACTATAAGTAAAAAACTGCTTGGAAAGCCTTTAGAAGGTCGAATATTAACAGTCAATGAAACGGTTTCCATGGAGGATGCTCAAAGCAGGCTCATGCAAGTGCTGTCTACGCTAGATCTTCAAATTCAACCTCTAGACGGATCTGGTGTGGACACGTGGGTGCTTATAGCTCTAGAGAACACCTGGTCCCATCAGCGCAGAAGAAGACGCGAAGGTCAGAGAAAACTTAGCCCTGGCAGTGAAAACCATCATAACAAGCGGCGCGAGGAGAAAGAGTCTACTTGTGGAACACCGTCCAAGCGACCGAAAACAGACAATTGTAATACCGAGCCTGTCGTCAGAGCTGCATTTCGTTTGATACAAAAACCAAACGATGGTTATTACTTCACTCTAAGTTACCTGGGTGGAAGTGCGGGAAAAGATGCATTGAATCAGATACTGCAGTATGTTAAAAATGCTTTAAAAAAGGTTGACCAATAA